The sequence GAACCGGGGTTGATACATCAACCCCCACATTTTGAGAAATTCCAAGTTGACCAATTCCAACAAAACCAAAAACAAGTAATAGTTTTTTCACGCCATCATAATTTTAACAACAATGCCTCAAAGGTATTCAATGTCAAACCCCCGAACAGACAACCAAACGACATAGACAAACATTAAAAATGAATGGTTTAACATTCATGGAATATGAAAAAAACAACATCAGTTTATATTGTATAACACACTTAGGGAAAATTCAATTGAATAATCGGCCCAGAGCCAAAAAATCCTGTTGGGTCAAAAAAACCGGCCCCCAACTCAATTAAATTTCCAACGTCTGGACTTAATCAAAATTTAATCTCTCAGAGCTTAACGAAGAGATTGTGCAAACAGCAAAAGCAACCGCTAAAAATCATCAAACGGCCGTGTCAGGTCTGTTGAGATTCCGAAGAACATATAAAGCTCTTCGTAGCGGTGCAGTTTAGACTGTTCGACCCTCGTTGTGAAGCCACCGATGATGCGCAGATCCCAATAAGCGTTCAGCACATATTCTGCACGGAACTGCCACAGATAAAGGTTCGTCTTTAAACCGTCAATCATTTTGTGTCCGTACTCACCGTTGCGCAGCAGATATGATCGGTAGATGTTGCCACCGTAACTGATGTTGTTCGTGTCCAGGCCAAACTGCGAGTAAATGAACTTGCCTTCGAGGAGCCAATTGTTCTTGCGGTAGCGAAGCACGTTTACAGATTCCAAGAAATTGGCACCGCGCGGATGTGCTATCGGCTGATTGTAATTTCCATAGTTCTGCTCTATGGTCAAGTGCGTGTACGTGAACGGCCGCACCCAATTGAACTCCGTCTGGTAATACAGGTTCTTGATCCAAAAGAGATTCCATCCTTTAATTCCTACCTGAAATCCTTGCTTGTTGCCCCAAAAACCTTTCGGAACGGTAGGATCGTTGCGAGCCGTGATGTTCTTGAAAACCTCATTCGAGAGGAACTCATCCAAGATCAACTGTCCGTAGAGATGATTGTTCTTTCCGATGCGGTAGCGGAAATCGAAGCCAAGCAGCACGTTATCGGGCGAATTGAGCGAAAACTCCACAGGACGATAGAAGATGATCGGGTTGATGTAATTGAGTTCGAACCCGCGAACACCCGTGCTATCGGCCGCCTGCCAAATGATGCTCTCGAACATCCCGAAGGTGAAACGCTTGGCAATATTGAGTGAGAGGTAATGGAACGAGCCCAGTTTGTTGCGATAATCGCCTGGCATGATGTCTTTGAAATTCGCCCAGATGTTCACGTAGCGCAGTCGCCAAACGCGCGTATCCAATTTCAAGAACGCGTACTGATTGGAATTGTCTGAGATGAAGAGCGAGCGGTAACCGTTTCCGATGAAGAGTTTGTCGTAACCGGCCTGCACGTTAAAATGCTTGGATGGCGAATACGAAATATAGCCGCTCGGGTCGAAGAATGTGTTCAGGTAGCCTCGGTTGACAAAACTTCCCTGACCTGGATCCACATTATTCTGATCCATGTAGCGCTGCACGTGCGCCACGGGTTTAAAGGCTCCGCCACGAATGGAAAAATGCCCCACGAAATTCTTGCCGAGAAAGACATTTCCGCGAACGCCACCATACAGTTCGGTCGTGAAGCCAGAGGCCGTACCGTAACGCGCCACGCTATGATAGATCGGGTCTATCTGCACTCCGAACCACTTTTTGCTGTAATAGAAAAAATGGCCCTGCGAGAACTGGTGCAACCGCGAACTGTCTGCAAAAACGAACGATCGTAGCACAGCCTCGCGTTTTGCTTGAAGGTCTTTTCCCAACACCCACGGGCGCACATTCCCATGAAAATCCGGTAGGCCACTTTTCATTGGTTCTTCCTGCAAGAAGGTTTCCAGCAAAGGAGAGTGCTCCACTACAAGTCGTTGCCCCATTCCAAAAAGAGGAAAGGAAAGCACCCAAAATGCTATGACCACTCTTCTAAAAATCATGGTAGAGGTTTCGTAAAAGCGTTCGGATGCCGAAATAAACGTATGCGTTCTCCTCCTTGCTGTACTGCGTTTTGGCCAAGCGGTAACGCAGTCCGAAAACGATATTCAGATTGGACGCACGGTTGACCACATACGCCAATTCCAAGTTCTGATACGTGAGGCTGGTCTTTACACCTTGCCCGATCTTGTTCCCGTACGAATCCACACCCATCGCTGGGTTTGCATCCGAAAGAAATGCATCGTTTCCATAGTTCAGCCCCGTGGTGTCGCGCCCAACCTTGGCGTAACTGATGCGATAACTGATGCGCAGATCGCGCCAGCGGTAACCGAGTTCGCCCACAAACTCATGGAAGTTGGCTCCCAGCGGATGCGCCAACGGCTGGTTGTAATGCGTATAACTCGTTAAGGTTGATGAACTTGCGTACGTATAAGGAAGTGCTCCATTGTATTCCAACCGGCCGTACAATTTCTTCAGCCCGAACGGGTCGAAAAACTTGAAACCCAACTGCCAGCCCAAACGCTGATCCATGCTTCCGCCTTGGCCGAGTTTGGTGAAGTTGAGATTGTCGATGGCCAATTGGCCGTAAAAGGCTGCACCATTGAAAGGCACATACTTAAGATTGATTCCGAACAGGGCATTGTTCCCCGACTTATCATAAGCATACTGAATGGAGCGGAACAGCATGACCGGATTGAAATAATTCCAATTGAAATGCCCGTTTCCAACGCTGTCGCCTTTAAAGATAACACCCTCAAACAGACCGACCTGCATGCGCTTGCCCACCAAAATGCTCATGTAATGGAATGTGGCCCATTTCTTCTTGAAACCCGATTCGAACGTGGAGAAAAGTCGCGTGTCTTGCAGTTGCGTGAAAATGACATCATACTGGATCTTCCAAAAATTGGTACTGATCTTCAGGAACGGATAATTGTATGTGGCATCCGATAGCAACATCGAACGGTAACCTTCGCCCACAAATAGTTTATCGTGCCCCAGCTGAAAATTCACATGCTTGGTCGGTGAGTACGAAACCTGGCCAGAAGCCATGCTGAAATCATACCCATTCACCTTCACACCCAACGCGCGGTACAGCGCATTATCAAACTGGAAATCCTTGATGCGACCCTCTCCCGGAACCACTTGGTTCTTATCGATCCACTTATTAAGGTATGGCAGATAGGTGGCCTGGTTTTCCCAGAACGTGGTAATGAACGAAACGTGCTTACCGATGCTTCCTTTAAATGTAAGTCCCTTGGTGTTGACCGTGAGGCGTTCCTTGCTTTTGGCATCCCAACCGAGTTCGAGATTGAACACGGGATCGACATAGAACTGATATTTGGCCGAATCGACCCGAAGAAGGCTTTGGCGGAAAAGCTTTCTACCCACCAGCGTACGGGAGAATTTGCTTTTGTGATAGTTGACCGCGCGGATGGAATCGAACGGACAGGCCTCGTTCAGTTGCCTTACGCGAAAGGGTCTCATCCCACTATGAAACTCCGAACCTTTTACATGCAAATAGCCTTCAAACTCGGAATACTGCGTATGATTGAACGGATAATTGTACTGCTCCTGAGCCAAGCTTGGAACAGCAAACAACACAACCGCAGACAGAAAGGCATAAAAAAGTCCCAAGCGCATGGTAAGAGGCTTGGGACAAAAATATCACTTACGTGCCGTAAGCGATGATTTCTCAGGTCAAGGCAAATCGAATGGGCAAAACGAAGTACACATCGACCTTGTTTCCGTTCTTCATGCCGGGTGTGAAACAATCGAGCATTTTGGCCACACGAAGTGCTTCGCCATCCAACCACGGGTCGACAGGACGAAGAATCTGTGCATCGCGCAAGTGACCGTCTTTTCCGACCACAAACTGCACGTAAACCGTTCCTGAAATGCCGTTGATACGTGGAATTTCAGGGTATTCCAACTCCTGTTTCAGGAAATCGAACATCGCCTGTTCGCCTCCGCAGTATTCTGCTTGAACCGTGGGAAATTTCTCCGGTCCCACATTATCCACCACGCTTGGCTCAGAGGTTTTCACCAACGTTCCATTTTGCGGTTCGAAAATCTCTGGAAACTGTGGTTTCTCCGAAGCATTGTTCTCAGGTTTATTGGTGTTGGTGAGGTCGATAATGGTCGGTTCCGGTTTCTTCTCCGGTAATGCCGGTTTTTCCAGCTGTTTCTTCGGTTCGGGCAGAAGCGTTACGGGAATCCAAATGGGTTCATCTTCTCCAACAGTCGGTCCGGTAGGAATTGTAGGCATGGTATAAGGCGTTCTCCATTCGAACGAAACCAAGGTGACGGAAAGTGCAAATACAAGTCCGGCCAAGAAAAGTAGCGGACGCCTGCGCTCAAGAGGTGCTTTTCGATCTTTCATTGTAGTGGGATTAAGTGATTAGGTACGCGTGGGTCATCTTGAGCGGTTGTCTTATCTCAACGGAACAGTTCGCGGGTTTATTGCACAAAAAATCCCAGCCGGCATAAC is a genomic window of Flavobacteriales bacterium containing:
- a CDS encoding TonB family protein, with the translated sequence MKDRKAPLERRRPLLFLAGLVFALSVTLVSFEWRTPYTMPTIPTGPTVGEDEPIWIPVTLLPEPKKQLEKPALPEKKPEPTIIDLTNTNKPENNASEKPQFPEIFEPQNGTLVKTSEPSVVDNVGPEKFPTVQAEYCGGEQAMFDFLKQELEYPEIPRINGISGTVYVQFVVGKDGHLRDAQILRPVDPWLDGEALRVAKMLDCFTPGMKNGNKVDVYFVLPIRFALT